The Lusitaniella coriacea LEGE 07157 region TCAAATTATTCCTTTGGATTTGCCGAGATTGGGAGGCGAATTTTTGTGCCAAAAAGATGCCTTTTTGTGTGCTGCCAATGGAATTGATATCAGCGTTGCCTTCACCAAGCGCATTGGAACGGGGTTCTTTGGTGGTGAGGGTTTCATCTTGCAGCGATTGCGCGGCGACGGACTGGCTTTTGTCCAAGCAGGAGGGGCAATTATTGAGAAGCGTCTTGCTCCTGGAGAAGTGTTGCGCGTCGATACGGGCTGTTTGGTCGCTTTTTCGCCCTCTGTCAATTACGATATCCAATTGGTTGGCGGCATCAAAAATATGCTTTTCGGCGGCGAGGGGTTATTTTTAGCGAAGATGACGGGCCCTGGAATCGTTTACATCCAAAGTTTACCGTTCTCGCGCCTGGTCGATCGCATTACCTTCCCCCTACAACAACAAATTAGTGCTTTAACAGGCGGACAATCTTAAGGGATGTGACTTTTCAACTGAGGTCGTTGAACCCCTCATGTGAAATCCGGTTGAATGCCCTCAGCGAGGACTGACACGGTGACGCGGTGACGCGGTGACGCGGTGACACGGTGAATTTTCGTTATGGGCACTTTGAAGGATTTGATATAACCACAGTCCTGATTTCCCTATTCAATCCTCGTACCCAGTACCACTTTGCATGGAATTCTGACGGCGCGAGGATTGAAGGTTTTAGGGCGATTTTCTCATTACTGAGCGCCTGAGAGAACTTCCCCTTGTCCAGAAGCCTGTTCCATTTTTTCGCGATCGCGCCGCCGCTTCTTCGCATATAGTTGAATCGCAGCAGCCATCGCCACAATCATTCCCAAAATCCCAAATGTCGTTAAATTAAAGGGCAAACTTCCTTTAAACACCGCCAACAAAACAATTGCGACCAAAAGCACCGTCGGCGCTTCATTTAAAGCCCGAAACTGCTGACCCGTCCACTGACATTCCCCAGCCGCTAACTTCTTCATCAACCGCTTGCAATAGTGATGGTAGCCAATCAACAGCAACACAAATCCCAGCTTAATATGCAACCATCCCGACTTCAGAATTTCTGGTTCGGTAGAAATTAAAGCAATCGCCATCGCCACCGTTACGATCATCCCTGGCGTAGTAATGATGTGGTAGAGGCGTTTCTCCATAATCTCGTACTGTTCTTTGAGAATGGATTGAGCGGGTTCGGGTTTTTCCGAGGCTTCTGCATGGTAAACAAAGAGACGAACCAAGTAGAATAACCCCGCAAACCACACCACAACCCCAATCAAGTGAAAAGCTTTAAACCACAAATAAGCCATAAAAAATAGTTTCTCCAGCACATTCTTATCGCTGAAAGTTTAACGGGTTGAGGGTTCCTCGTGGTGAAAGCTCAATGAAACTTATAAAATAACGCTTAATGTGTATTAGACGCTAAAGCCCTTACTATGCGGTAATTTCTTCTGACTCTTCCCTGTTCCCTGTCTTGCCGAGCGTTCCCTTGCGTCTTTCGCCGACGCGGGGTCTCGGCGCTATTCCCTTGTCCTAGCAAGGGTTTCAGGGTGTTCACATCAGGCGTAAATACGCAATCAGCAAAACAGATTCATTAACAGGCATTGTGGCTGGCTTCCCAACCTAAAAGCGCCATTTTGCGCTCTGCTCCCCAGCGATAGCCGCCAATTTCCCCAGAACCTCGAATCACTCGATGACACGGGATGAGATAGCCAATTGGGTTTTTTCCCACTGCATTACCGATTGCTCTGGTTGCAGTTGGACGATTAATCATCTCAGCAACAGTTTGATAAGTGGTGAGTCCCCCA contains the following coding sequences:
- a CDS encoding TIGR00266 family protein, whose translation is MADVIDYKIYGNDLQLVEVELDPREGVQAEVGTMTYMEQGIEMQTGMGGGGLTGGLFAGFKRMLTGESFFITTFANSGKRKARVGFAATSPGQIIPLDLPRLGGEFLCQKDAFLCAANGIDISVAFTKRIGTGFFGGEGFILQRLRGDGLAFVQAGGAIIEKRLAPGEVLRVDTGCLVAFSPSVNYDIQLVGGIKNMLFGGEGLFLAKMTGPGIVYIQSLPFSRLVDRITFPLQQQISALTGGQS
- the hemJ gene encoding protoporphyrinogen oxidase HemJ → MAYLWFKAFHLIGVVVWFAGLFYLVRLFVYHAEASEKPEPAQSILKEQYEIMEKRLYHIITTPGMIVTVAMAIALISTEPEILKSGWLHIKLGFVLLLIGYHHYCKRLMKKLAAGECQWTGQQFRALNEAPTVLLVAIVLLAVFKGSLPFNLTTFGILGMIVAMAAAIQLYAKKRRRDREKMEQASGQGEVLSGAQ